From the genome of Chroicocephalus ridibundus chromosome 1, bChrRid1.1, whole genome shotgun sequence, one region includes:
- the SON gene encoding protein SON isoform X2 gives MATNIEQIFRSFVVSKFREIQEEQQQHDGGKVEGQPNGDTIPAEQANPSDDTGAGAGSRQNDQIVQKIEEVLSGALDTELQCKSDVDKNTVKNSTQSTKRSSTGEDEIPRKKSKKNKKHKSKKKKKKKKKRKKEKKHKKQPKESKLSTRHGDHADLQPASQLMPEKSSSKLSVQHGGSGDANLSVHMQPEELCLKASGELDRQALGLTSHSITDSQQSTENLGSEKGTLCATNPPFNIEGSQSVIPENASITQTRICTREEQIKQSHESIYPIAIHASEKDVLVDTGHDTSSSIPLGVANKTEIQKDSSATVASEVIEALKVSEVILESKGTGEVRALDTVLESETMEVLEYSEASLQSMAQAGAKELEAAAESVSLASDVTTIPANQVGLNTVNVAHVPVAMEEVKIPEATEESLHMGNVKNVERSLELGGAKPSVISDHLRVTQCSPMEGSSVLKADVSLQHPFKIPAATAVTQVEIKSAKILLGSGAVTEVKGIELARGSSSVKEAQEGLQVEVVKDVEGTTDPATVLNASGVFLQPQVLTETRSVDRIQQSALPAELTDVNVAADAKGLRATQEPVAVVQTFVPQTTPEIQMVEGFKGPRATVEATALTGVKGRETSQATLQLENTNTSKISGSTLKPVAVTESKDSEGTSLLRQPEELRVLRSESESNVRGLEAISLSLQMEGVKASEESVLCRSVARGLAATLDSTAVSKGSEINLGSMAGVEAGSEASHRAIGSARPMKSLETTIGPVAVTERTLESVVASVSMEPVKESETLAGMVHLKTTAETVVEPLGASRTGNSIVSHSQVMTHTGISQTEVVGDIKDSEPATSFATVEVRGLGNLSEVAEVKDVEARSKTSHLTQMKNLEMVVGSEASSESVREQTVGHSQAVLESLPRVEEKAMASEIVTEVRNLKGTLESQILTDVRTQGPTVEYIIATRRTSMQKNEPSLSNIKVLEEASETEKVTKAKYLEPASEARELRLLESMKESATVEVKGSEAVEEPEVHMDIQGLEASQKFGNVGVVNVLEDASEAVPESFHTEKQEHLQVVLEAKPAAEWESTEEAPEVLSAAEMRSEPVPKTGDMKDMEAMPEHEVAAEVQYAEGVQGQQMEDVNVPGQALECEILVEKKDAEQIQASEPLIAETVFSSSHAADEKDSAGTPEFEIIGDTKQLEAAPAHIAETEDLETAPLPETVVGLKEAEADGGLEAETKDLEAVPVPETVTEAVPVLAAEASQSEVIPPAEAVKEATPEQESEKRDSETSDVQPDVAARMKETLMRLEKVMEKSSHRSSDKKHDAKKQKRSRSKSQSRSRKRKKKSRSRSTSRRLTSKRARSRSRNHSDSRKKHSKSRSRSVEKRERRVSSRRSRRRRSRSSDRYRSKSRSAEKRGRSRRRRSRSSDHYRSKSRSVEKRLSSRRSRRRRSRSSDRYRSKSRSVEKRLSSRRSGRRRSRSSDRYRSKSRSVEKRLSSRRSGRRRSRSSDRYRSKSRSVEKRLSSRRSGRRRSRSSDRYRSKSRSVEKRLSSRRSGRRRSRSSDRYRSKSRSVEKRGSRLSSWRSRRRRSRSSDRSKSRSRSSEKRGGKEYSWRFRHRGSGSSDRSKSRSRSVEKRGRKASLRRSKRQRSKSSDRYKSRSRSVEKRDRKQSSRKSKRQRSKSSDRYKSRSKSVEKKKESSRKSKRRRSKSSERYKSRSRSVEKKRKESSKKSKRKRSKSSDSVKSRSKSIEKRENKLSSVKCSSKHAESSELTESTKCLDKVDVPEPSVASEGSSKSSNGPTSVALSVEGINGPELPPASESGFSQTFDSLEKSSSSVEKTVGLQPSVMSELDSSKTPDDQELRSVPVEETQVSELPVTSENGSAEKAVSLESSSLPELTYCASKSRSSSVEKSGDPETSLVMQFQHFASHENESRSTSLKEIEGPEPLLTLQSGCSVSSDDYKTISSSSGRIEVQGSSLMSESVPSDLSEGHELRHIPGEKQELQNFLQVPESESSKLADSPESRSLPFETVEAQKSFQAPEVTRSAFPDVSESSSLPIEKGQMREPSLVSDSGCFRSPDGHESGSSFAPQINEFPLMPEGGSFRSPDVNDQRSLSVEKVKAPAVSLTSECGPVEVSGDVIAVSSFEKMQEVAFTTVHESRSSVDKDLDGPTLSQVLEVDCSESSEMPESRYLPAGKIEGTGSFLVSKNVIPVCHDGHISRHNYFEKTEGAELSLASELRCSVFPEGYKLTSTAVDKVELQKPLEGGFSESADVCESVSTPTEKLQAPVTSLTSEDGLFVLHDSHELTPIPAEKVEVQKPSLPSELKCIASPDGHKLRSAYDEEIQVQETPLVLESRCSVSADGHVLTSTPFEKVEVEEPSQIAGNEYRIGLDGPQLTSTPAEKTEIRELYQMSEDRCSVSIESQELRSPPVEKIQVQEPALMSENEYAVSWEGQELRSSSPEKVEMQEASVVPDDEYTVSSEGHKLPSSLAEKTEVQECSLLSENEYAVSLEGREMTAIPAEKEVQEPSLTSNSEYTILPEREGLQSTLAEKMVVQEPSLMSDSQYAASPEGQELLPALTEKTEVQECALLSENEYDVSPEGHDLRSSPAEKEEMEEHSESSESESSMSTDSQELQSTVVEKTEVQELSLMSEGECAMSPEGQELQSSPIEKVEAEEPSLTYENEHALSPQEYESRLTHAEKTEDMDSSFTSENDHLLSFESQEVRFTPIRKADVGELSPTPENEHAASPDGQELRFATVEKVGGLEPLTLNDRASMSPDGSDLKSIPAEKTDDAMPSLMHESGCSMSPDGYSVKSGPGEETGDLEPSLVSERRHSTSSYQEGHELKSPMEEEGLESSLTSEHRRSVSPEGHEQKSIDEEMDDREPSLASEHRRSMSPDEHESRSSIGEEAEYLEQPLTTERRSSVSSDEHESRSTTGEEIEDAEPSLAAERRDSTSSDEHESRSTAGEDMEDGEPSLTAERRHSTSSDDRESRSTTGEEIEDLEPSLAAEDRRSMSPDGRESRSTTGEEAEDRELSLTAERRHSTSSDEHESRSTAGEDAEDMEPSLTAERRDSTSSDDHESRSTTGEEAEDMEPSLTTEHRRSTSPDGRESRSTTGEEADDVETSLTAERRDSTSSDDHESRSTTGEEGEDVEPSLADEDKQDSTPLERSEEQDSSFIHESRCSESSEREKSRSKSVDKMSDKESPRRSISRRSKSLTRQKSRSTSVEKVADGESSRRSRRRRSRSAAHQKSRSTSIEKTADKESSRRSRRRRSRSAARQRSQSTSVEKAADKESSRRSRRRRSRSAARQRSRSKSVEKTADKESSRRSRSRRSRSSQRRSQRYDTDSRSRRNRSRSVTRRRASRSKSNRRSRSSSLSRSRHRRRSRSRSASRRRRSLSRDRRKRSQRNRSRSTDRRRRRSDSRDRRISLRLRSRSRTPIRQRRSRSRGRRRSSSRSPIRLRRSRSSGRRRYSRSPDRRRSRSSERFSSRSPKRLTDLDKAQLLEIAKANAAAMCAKSGVPLPPSLMPLLSQKKDDKANQKSSRDTLKELTEKCKKIAQSTDDVIVNKPHVSDEEEEERPFYNHPFKLSEPKPIFFNLSTPSIKPAPPPQPKNQVSLSKEFPVSSGSQHRKKEADSVYGEWVPVEKGKDDGKDDVFPKPSIEGVDITTAMNDRALAQKRLNENTFDLEAMCMLNRAQEQIDAWAQSNSIPGQFTGSTGAQILSSDELTNSGPQAWIRKDQFLRAAPVTGGMGAQLMRKMGWREGEGLGKNKEGSVEPIMVDFKTDRKGLVAVGEKAQKRSGHYVVMKDLSGKHPVSALMEICNKRRWSPPEFVLVDDSGPDHRKHFIFKVRVNGNEYRPTFASLNKKHAKATAATAALQAMGLVPKESMVNTTMFRSASHR, from the exons ATGGCGACTAATATCGAGCAGATTTTTCGGTCCTTCGTGGTTAGCAAATTCCGGGAGAtccaggaagagcagcagcagcacgacGG TGGAAAGGTAGAAGGCCAGCCCAATGGTGACACAATCCCAGCTGAGCAAGCCAATCCTTCAGATGAcactggtgctggtgctgggagTCGTCAGAATGATCAGATAGTGCAGAAAATAGAGGAAGTGCTCTCTGGAGCCCTTGATACAGAGCTGCAGTGCAAATCAG ATGTAgacaaaaatactgtgaaaaatagtACTCAGTCTACAAAAAGAAGCTCCACTGGTGAAGATGAAATTCCTAGGAAAAAATCCAAGAAGAACAAGAAGCACAAAagtaagaagaagaagaaaaagaagaagaaaaggaagaaagagaaaaagcataaaaagcagcCAAAGGAGTCGAAGTTGAGCACACGTCATGGAGATCATGCAGACTTGCAGCCTGCTTCTCAGTTGATGCCAGAGAAATCAAGCTCCAAGTTGAGTGTACAGCATGGAGGATCTGGAGATGCAAATCTGTCTGTCCACATGCAACCAGAAGAACTGTGCTTAAAAGCCAGTGGGGAGCTTGATAGGCAAGCTCTAGGACTTACTTCTCATTCAATAACTGATTCTCAGCAATCTACAGAAAATCTTGGAAGTGAGAAGGGGACTTTGTGTGCAACAAATCCTCCATTTAATATAGAAGGCAGCCAGTCTGTTATCCCAGAAAATGCTAGTATAACTCAAACTAGAATTTGCACTAGAGAAGAACAAATTAAACAGTCTCATGAATCTATTTATCCTATAGCTATTCATGCAAGTGAAAAGGATGTTCTTGTTGATACTGGACATGATACTTCGTCTAGCATCCCATTGGGAGTTGccaataaaactgaaattcagaaagatTCGTCAGCAACTGTAGCTTCAGAGGTAATAGAAGCACTAAAAGTTTCAGAAGTTATTCTGGAATCTAAAGGCACTGGGGAAGTAAGAGCTTTGGATACAGTTCTTGAGTCTGAGACTATGGAGGTGTTGGAATATTCAGAAGCATCTCTACAATCTATGGCACAGGCGGGAGCAAAAGAGTTAGAAGCAGCTGCAGAATCTGTGTCTTTGGCAAGTGATGTCACAACAATTCCTGCAAATCAGGTGGGTCTGAATACTGTGAACGTAGCTCACGTGCCTGTTGCCATGGAAGAAGTGAAAATTCCAGAAGCAACTGAAGAATCTCTGCATATGGGAAATGTGAAAAATGTGGAAAGATCGTTGGAATTAGGGGGTGCGAAGCCCTCAGTTATATCTGATCATCTGAGAGTGACACAGTGCAGCCCCATGGAGGGTTCAAGTGTTTTGAAGGCAGATGTGTCTTTGCAACATCCTTTTAAAATACCTGCAGCGACTGCTGTGACCCAGGTGGAAATAAAAAGTGCCAAAATACTCCTGGGATCAGGAGCTGTTACAGAAGTGAAGGGTATTGAACTAGCTAGAGGCTCTAGCTCAGTCAAAGAGGCTCAAGAAGGTCTGCAAGTTGAAGTAGTCAAAGATGTGGAAGGTACCACTGACCCTGCAACAGTGCTGAATGCCTCAGGAGTGTTCCTACAACCTCAAGTCTTGACAGAAACAAGAAGTGTGGATAGAATCCAGCAATCTGCACTTCCGGCGGAATTAACAGATGTAAATGTGGCTGCAGATGCAAAAGGTTTAAGAGCAACTCAAGAACCTGTAGCGGTTGTGCAGACCTTCGTTCCCCAAACAACTCCAGAAATCCAGATGGTGGAGGGTTTTAAAGGTCCACGAGCAACTGTGGAAGCTACAGCACTAACAGGAGTAAAAGGTCGAGAAACAAGCCAAGCTACTCTGCAGCTGGAAAATACTAATACTTCAAAAATTTCAGGATCTACTCTCAAGCCTGTAGCTGTAACAGAGTCAAAAGATTCAGAAGGTACTTCATTACTGAGACAACCAGAGGAACTGAGAGTATTAAGATCTGAGAGTGAATCAAATGTGAGAGGTTTGGAAGCAATTTCCCTATCTTTGCAAATGGAAGGTGTGAAAGCTTCAGAAGAATCTGTGCTTTGTAGGTCTGTAGCTAGAGGCTTAGCAGCCACACTAGATTCAACAGCGGTGTCAAAAGGTTCAGAAATAAATCTAGGTAGTATGGCAGGAGTAGAAGCAGGCTCGGAGGCCAGTCACCGAGCCATTGGATCTGCGAGACCAATGAAAAGTTTGGAAACAACTATAGGGCCTGTAGCAGTAACAGAAAGGACTCTTGAATCTGTGGTTGCATCTGTAAGCATGGAACCAGTTAAAGAGTCTGAGACATTAGCAGGAATGGTACATTTgaaaaccacagcagaaacagTTGTAGAACCCCTTGGTGCAAGCAGAACAGGGAATTCCATCGTTTCGCATTCTCAGGTCATGACACATACGGGAATCTCACAAACTGAGGTGGTGGGGGACATAAAGGATTCTGAACCAGCTACCAGTTTTGCCACTGTAGAAGTGAGAGGTTTAGGCAACTTGTCGGAAGTTGCAGAGGTGAAAGATGTGGAAGCGAGATCAAAAACTTCACACTtaacacagatgaaaaatttgGAAATGGTTGTGGGATCTGAAGCAAGTTCAGAATCTGTACGGGAGCAAACAGTAGGTCATTCACAAGCAGTATTAGAGTCTTTGCCCAGAGTGGAAGAAAAAGCTATGGCATCAGAAATAGTGACAGAAGTGAGAAACTTGAAAGGAACTTTAGAATCTCAGATTTTGACAGATGTGAGAACTCAGGGACCTACTGTTGAGTATATAATTGCAACAAGGAGGACAAGCATGCAAAAAAACGAGCCCTCACTTAGTAATATAAAAGTTTTGGAAGAAgcttcagaaacagagaaagtaacgaaagcaaaatatttggagCCAGCATCAGAAGCTAGAGAATTGAGGTTGTTGGAAAGTATGAAAGAGTCTGCGACAGTAGAGGTGAAAGGTTCTGAAGCAGTTGAAGAGCCTGAGGTACACATGGATATCCAAGGTTTGGAAGCTTCCCAGAAGTTTGGAAATGTTGGGGTGGTGAATGTTTTAGAGGATGCTTCAGAAGCTGTTCCAGAATCTTTTCacactgaaaaacaagagcaTCTGCAAGTAGTACTAGAAGCAAAACCTGCTGCAGAATGGGAGAGCACAGAAGAGGCACCAGAAGTCTTGAGTGCTGCTGAAATGAGATCTGAACCAGTTCCAAAAACAGGGGACATGAAAGATATGGAAGCAATGCCGGAACATGAAGTGGCAGCAGAAGTACAATATGCAGAAGGAGTGCAGGGTCAGCAGATGGAGGATGTGAATGTTCCAGGTCAAGCTCTTGAATGTGAGATACTGGttgagaagaaagatgcagagcAAATTCAAGCATCTGAGCCTTTAATAGCAGAAACAGTTTTTAGTTCTTCACATGCAGCAGATGAAAAAGATTCAGCAGGGACTCCTGAATTCGAAATAATTGGAGACACAAAACAATTGGAAGCAGCTCCAGCTCACAttgcagaaacagaagatttGGAAACTGCACCTCTTCCTGAGACTGTTGTAGGGCTGAAAGAGGCAGAAGCAGATGGAGGGTTGGAGGCAGAGACAAAAGATTTGGAAGCAGTTCCAGTACCTGAGACCGTTACAGAAGCAGTTCCAGTACTTGCGGCAGAGGCAAGTCAGTCAGAAGTCATTCCACCGGCTGAGGCTGTCAAAGAAGCCACTCCAGAACAGGAGTCAGAGAAAAGAGATTCAGAAACATCCGATGTGCAACCTGATGTGGCGGCACGGATGAAGGAGACTCTGATGAGACTTGAGAAAGTTATGGAAAAAAGCAGCCATAGAAGCAGTGATAAAAAGCAtgatgcaaagaaacaaaaaaggagtcGCTCCAAGTCTCAGTCCAGGTCTAGGAAGCGGAAGAAAAAATCAAGGTCGCGTTCTACTTCCAGGCGTTTGACCTCTAAAAGAGCACGTTCTAGGAGCAGAAACCATTCAGATTCCAGAAAAAAACATTCCAAATCTAGATCCAGAtctgtggagaagagagagagaagagtgtCTTCCCGGAGGTCCAGGCGCAGACGTTCCAGGTCATCTGACCGTTACAGGTCTAAGTCCAGATcagcagaaaagagagggagGTCCAGACGTAGACGTTCCAGGTCGTCTGACCACTACAGGTCTAAATCCAGATCAGTGGAAAAACGCCTGTCCTCCCGAAGGTCCAGACGTAGACGTTCCAGGTCTTCTGACCGCTACAGGTCCAAGTCCAGGTCAGTGGAAAAACGGCTGTCCTCCCGAAGGTCTGGGCGCCGACGTTCCAGGTCTTCTGACCGCTACAGGTCTAAGTCTAGGTCAGTGGAAAAGCGACTGTCGTCTCGAAGGTCTGGGCGCCGACGTTCCAGGTCTTCTGACCGCTACAGGTCTAAGTCCAGGTCAGTGGAAAAGCGACTGTCCTCTCGAAGGTCTGGGCGCCGACGTTCCAGGTCTTCTGACCGCTACAGGTCTAAATCACGGTCAGTGGAAAAGAGACTGTCCTCCCGAAGGTCTGGGCGCCGACGTTCCAGGTCTTCTGACCGCTACAGGTCTAAATCACGGTCAGTGGAAAAGAGGGGGAGCAGGTTGTCCTCCTGGAGATCCCGCCGCAGACGTTCCAGGTCCTCTGACCGTTCTAAATCAAGATCCAGGTCTTCAGAAAAGAGAGGGGGCAAAGAATACTCATGGAGGTTCAGACATAGAGGGTCTGGTTCCTCCGATCGTTCGAAATCTAGGTCAAGATCTGTAGAGAAGAGAGGTCGGAAGGCATCTCTGCGGAGGTCTAAACGTCAGCGCTCAAAGTCCTCTGACCGGTACAAGTCTAGATCCAGATCAGTAGAAAAAAGAGATCGAAAGCAATCATCGCGAAAGTCTAAACGTCAGCGCTCAAAGTCTTCTGACCGTTACAAGTCTAGATccaaatcagtggaaaaaaagaaggagtCATCACGAAAATCTAAGCGTCGCCGATCAAAATCTTCTGAACGTTACAAGTCTAGGTCTAGGTCTGTTGAAAAAAAACGCAAGGAGtcttcaaaaaaatccaaacgGAAACGGTCCAAGTCCTCTGATAGTGTTAAGTCAAGGTCCAAGTCTatagaaaaaagagagaataagtTATCCTCAGTAAAGTGCAGTAGCAAGCATGCGGAGTCCTCTGAACTCACAGAGTCAACCAAATGTCTTGATAAAGTAGATGTTCCTGAACCTTCTGTTGCAAGTGAAGGCAGCTCTAAATCCTCTAATGGTCCCACATCAGTAGCTTTGTCTGTTGAAGGAATAAATGGCCCAGAGCTGCCGCCAGCATCTGAAAGTGGATTTTCCCAAACTTTTGATAGTCTTGAGAAAAGTTCCTCATCTGTTGAAAAAACAGTGGGTCTGCAGCCTTCTGTGATGTCTGAACTTGATAGCTCCAAAACCCCAGATGACCAGGAATTGAGATCCGTGCCTGTGGAAGAAACACAGGTTTCAGAGCTTCCTGTGACATCTGAAAATGGATCAGCGGAAAAAGCAGTGTCTCTGGAGTCTTCATCACTACCTGAACTTACATACTGCGCATCCAAGTCAAGATCATCATCTGTCGAAAAAAGTGGAGATCCAGAAACTTCTTTGGTAATGCAATTTCAGCACTTTGCATCCCATGAAAATGAGTCAAGATCTACCTCTCTCAAAGAAATAGAGGGTCCAGAGCCTCTTCTGACACTTCAAAGTGGATGCTCTGTATCTTCTGATGATTACAAGACAATCTCCTCATCATCTGGAAGAATAGAGGTTCAGGGATCTTCTCTGATGTCTGAAAGTGTACCGTCTGACTTGTCCGAGGGTCATGAATTGAGACATATCCCCGGTGAAAAACAAGAGCTTCAGAATTTTTTGCAAGTACCTGAAAGTGAATCTTCCAAGTTGGCTGACAGCCCTGAGTCAAGGTCACTACCATTTGAAACAGTAGAGGCTCAAAAATCTTTTCAGGCACCTGAAGTTACACGCTCTGCGTTCCCTGATGTCTCTGAATCATCCTCCTTGCCTATTGAAAAGGGACAGATGCGTGAGCCTTCTCTGGTTTCTGACAGTGGATGCTTCAGGTCTCCTGACGGACATGAGTCAGGATCCAGCTTTGCTCCACAAATAAATGAGTTTCCATTGATGCCTGAAGGTGGGTCTTTCAGGTCACCTGATGTAAATGACCAAAGATCTTTATCTGTTGAAAAAGTAAAGGCTCCAGCTGTTTCCCTAACATCTGAGTGTGGTCCTGTTGAGGTCTCGGGTGACGTCATTGCAGTGTCATCTTTTGAAAAAATGCAGGAGGTTGCATTCACAACTGTTCATGAGTCCAGATCATCCGTTGACAAAGATTTAGATGGTCCGACACTTTCACAAGTACTTGAAGTTGACTGCTCTGAATCTTCTGAAATGCCTGAATCGAGATACCTGCCTGCTGGAAAAATAGAGGGCACAGGATCTTTCTTGGTGTCTAAAAATGTAATTCCTGTGTGCCATGATGGCCATATATCAAGACACAATTACTTTGAGAAAACAGAAGGTGCAGAACTGTCGTTGGCATCTGAGCTTAGGTGTTCGGTCTTCCCTGAAGGCTATAAATTGACATCCACTGCAGTTGACAAAGTGGAGTTACAGAAGCCACTGGAAGGTGGGTTCTCTGAGTCTGCTGATGTTTGTGAATCAGTAAGCACACCTACTGAAAAACTGCAGGCCCCAGTGACTTCTTTGACATCTGAAGATGGGCTTTTCGTGTTGCATGACAGTCATGAATTGACACCTATCCCTGCTGAAAAAGTAGAGGTGCAAAAGCCATCTTTGCCATCTGAACTGAAATGCATTGCATCCCCTGATGGCCACAAACTGAGATCTGCTTATGATGAAGAAATACAAGTGCAGGAGACACCTCTGGTACTGGAAAGCAGATGTTCTGTTTCTGCTGATGGTCATGTGTTGACATCCACCCCTTTTGAAAAAGTTGAGGTAGAGGAGCCTTCTCAAATAGCTGGAAATGAATACAGAATAGGGCTTGATGGCCCGCAGTTAACATCAACCCCTGCTGAAAAAACAGAGATACGGGAACTTTATCAGATGTCTGAAGACAGATGTTCAGTGTCCATTGAGAGCCAGGAGTTGCGGTCACCCCCTGTTGAAAAGAtacaagtgcaagagcctgctcTCATGTCTGAAAATGAATATGCTGTATCTTGGGAGGGCCAGGAGTTGAGATCTAGCTCTCCTGAAAAGGTAGAGATGCAGGAGGCTTCTGTAGTACCTGACGATGAATATACTGTGTCTTCTGAAGGTCACAAATTGCCATCTTCCCTTGCTGAAAAAACAGAGGTACAAGAGTGTTCTCTGCTGTCTGAAAATGAATATGCTGTATCTCTTGAGGGCCGGGAGATGACAGCCATCCCTGCTGAAAAAGAGGTGCAGGAGCCTTCTCTGACATCCAACAGTGAGTATACCATCTTGCCTGAACGCGAAGGATTACAGTCTACCCTTGCTGAAAAAATGGTGGTGCAGGAGCCTTCACTAATGTCAGACAGTCAATATGCTGCGTCCCCTGAAGGGCAGGAGTTGCTCCCTGCTCTTACTGAAAAAACAGAGGTGCAGGAGTGTGCTTTGCTGTCTGAAAATGAGTATGATGTATCCCCTGAAGGCCATGATTTGAGATCCAGTCctgctgaaaaggaagaaatggaggaacATTCTGAATCATCTGAAAGTGAAAGTTCAATGTCCACTGATAGTCAGGAGTTGCAGTCTACTGTTGTTGAAAAAACAGAGGTGCAGGAGCTGTCTTTGATGTCTGAAGGTGAATGTGCCATGTCCCCTGAAGGTCAGGAGCTGCAGTCTAGCCCTATTGAAAAAGTAGAGGCTGAGGAACCTTCTCTGACATATGAAAATGAACATGCACTGTCCCCTCAAGAGTATGAATCAAGATTGACTCATGCTGAGAAAACAGAGGATATGGATTCTTCTTTCACATCTGAAAATGACCATCTTTTGTCTTTCGAGAGCCAGGAGGTAAGATTCACCCCTATTCGAAAAGCAGATGTGGGTGAGCTTTCTCCAACACCTGAAAATGAACATGCAGCATCCCCTGATGGCCAGGAGTTGAGATTCGCCACTGTTGAAAAAGTAGGCGGTCTTGAACCTTTGACACTAAATGATAGAGCCTCCATGTCCCCTGATGGCAGTGACTTGAAATCCATCCCTGCTGAAAAAACGGATGATGCAATGCCTTCTTTAATGCATGAAAGTGGGTGCTCCATGTCCCCTGATGGCTACAGTGTGAAATCTGGCCCTGGTGAGGAAACAGGGGATCTAGAGCCCTCTTTGGTATCTGAACGTAGACATTCCACATCTTCATATCAGGAAGGTCATGAGCTGAAATCTCCCATGGAGGAAGAGGGTCTGGAGTCCTCTTTGACTTCTGAACATAGAAGGTCTGTGTCTCCTGAGGGCCATGAGCAGAAATCTATAGATGAAGAAATGGATGATCGGGAGCCCTCTTTGGCATCTGAACATAGGCGCTCCATGTCCCCTGATGAGCATGAGTCAAGATCTAGCATTGGTGAAGAAGCAGAGTATCTGGAGCAGCCTTTGACAACAGAACGTAGATCCTCTGTGTCTTCTGATGAGCATGAGTCAAGGTCTACCACTGGTGAAGAGATAGAGGATGCAGAACCCTCATTGGCAGCTGAACGACGAGACTCCACATCTTCTGATGAGCATGAGTCAAGGTCTACTGCTGGTGAAGATATGGAAGATGGGGAGCCCTCTTTGACAGCTGAACGCAGACATTCCACATCCTCTGATGACCGTGAGTCAAGGTCTACAACTGGTGAAGAAATAGAGGATTTGGAACCTTCTTTGGCAGCTGAAGATAGACGCTCCATGTCTCCTGATGGACGTGAGTCAAGGTCAACCACTGGTGAAGAAGCAGAGGACCGGGAGCTCTCGTTGACAGCTGAACGTAGGCATTCCACATCCTCAGATGAGCATGAGTCGAGGTCTACTGCTGGTGAAGATGCGGAGGATATGGAACCTTCCTTGACAGCTGAACGAAGAGATTCCACATCATCAGATGATCACGAGTCAAGGTCTACCACTGGTGAAGAAGCAGAGGACATGGAACCCTCTTTGACAACTGAACACAGACGTTCTACATCCCCTGATGGGCGTGAATCGAGGTCTACCACTGGTGAAGAAGCAGATGACGTGGAGACCTCCTTGACAGCTGAACGAAGAGACTCCACGTCGTCAGATGATCATGAATCAAGGTCTACCACTGGTGAAGAGGGTGAGGATGTGGAGCCCTCTTTGGCAGATGAAGATAAACAGGATTCCACACCTCTTGAGAGGTCGGAGGAACAGGACTCTTCCTTTATACATGAAAGTAGGTGTTCTGAGTCTTCCGAACGTGAAAAATCTAGATCCAAATCTGTTGATAAAATGTCTGACAAAGAGTCTCCACGAAGATCTATAAGCAGACGCTCAAAGTCTCTTACTCGCCAAAAGAGTCGATCCACATCTGTTGAAAAAGTGGCAGACGGAGAGTCTTCACGGAGATCTAGACGTAGACGTTCCAGGTCTGCTGCTCACCAGAAGAGTAGATCCACATCTATTGAAAAAACAGCAGACAAAGAGTCTTCACGGAGGTCTAGACGTAGACGCTCCAGGTCCGCTGCTCGCCAAAGGAGTCAATCAACATCTGTTGAAAAAGCAGCAGACAAAGAGTCTTCGCGGAGGTCTAGACGTAGGCGCTCCAGGTCCGCTGCTCGCCAACGGAGTCGATCCAAATCTGTTGAAAAAACAGCAGACAAAGAATCTTCACGAAGGTCTAGAAGCAGGCGCTCCAGGTCTTCACAGCGCAGATCCCAGAGGTACGATACAGACTCTCGCTCTAGACGGAATCGCTCCAGATCAGTAACACGGAGAAGAGCATCAAGATCAAAATCTAATCGTCGCTCTCGGTCTAGCTCGTTGTCGCGTTCAAGGCACAGAAGGAGGAGTAGGTCAAGGTCAGCATCAAGAAGGCGACGTTCTTTATCAAGAGACAGGCGTAAGAGATCTCAGAGAAATAGATCAAGATCTACcgacagaagaagaagaagatcaGATTCAAGAGATCGTAGAATATCACTCAGATTACGGAGCAGGAGTCGAACACCTATTCGTCAAAGGCGATCAAGGTCAAGAGGAAGAAGACGGAGCTCTAGTAGGTCACCAATTCGACTTCGACGGTCAAGATCTTCAGGGAGACGAAGATACAGCAGATCACCTGATCGTCGTAGGTCGAGGTCATCAGAACGATTTTCCAGCAGGTCACCTAAACGTCTTACAGACTTGG acaAGGCTCAGCTACTTGAAATAGCCAAAGCTAATGCAGCGGCCATGTGTGCTAAGTCTGGTGTTCCCTTACCACCAAGCCTGATGCCTTTGTTATCTCAAAAGAAAGACGACAAAGCCAATCAGAAGTCATCAAGAGATACGCTAAAGGAGCTCACAGAG aaaTGCAAGAAGATTGCTCAAAGCACAGATGATGTGATAGTGAACAAACCTCATGTTtctgatgaagaggaggaagaacgTCCTTTCTATAATCATCCTTTTAAGCTCAGTGAACCCAAAcctatttttttcaatttaagt actCCCAGCATAaaaccagcaccaccaccacaaccaaaAAATCAGGTCAGCTTGTCAAAGGAGTTCCCTGTTTCATCTGGGTCTCAGcataggaaaaaagaagcagataGTGTCTATGGAGAATGGGTTCCAGTTGAAAAAGGCAAAGACGACGGCAAGGATGATGTTTTCCCCAAACCATCCATTGAG GGCGTGGACATAACTACAGCTATGAATGATCGAGCACTGGCTCAGAAAAGGCTTAATGAAAACACGTTTGATTTAGAGGCCATGTGCATGTTAAATCGTGCACAGGAACAG attgACGCCTGGGCTCAATCAAACTCCATACCTGGCCAGTTCACAGGAAGTACTGGAGCACAGATATTGTCCTCGGATGAGCTGACCAACAGTGGTCCCCAAGCGTGGATTAGAAAG